The Flavobacteriales bacterium genomic sequence TGTGCCGATCACGGTTGATGTAACCGTAAGTCCGATGCATATTATTTTCGCCGGAAAGGATCCTGCCATGGCGCTTCAACTTATACCCTTTAACGTTAATTTTACAGAAAGATTCGGGTGTTTACCTAAATGGCAAGTAAAGAAACAGATTTTCCCCCGGTTGAAATGGCCGATGAAGACGGATTCCTTGCGTGGGGCGGGGATCTTGGTCGTGATCGTTTGCTTCAGGCATATCGTTCCGGAATTTTTCCCTGGTTCAACCCTGGTGAGCCCATACTCTGGTGGGCGCCAGATCCCAGGTTTGTGTTGTTTCCCGATGAATTGAAGGTTTCTGATAGCATGCGGCGTTTGTTGCAAAAGGCACCGTGGCGTGTTACATTGGATAACTGTTTTGCGGATGTGATCAGGGCTTGTAAAAAGGTAAAGCGAGCGGGGCAGAAGGGTACCTGGATCACGGATGAAATGGAGGCTGCTTATACCCAACTTCATCGTGAAGGATGGGCGCATTCGGTGGAAGTATGGGAAGAGGAGGAGCTGATCGGTGGTTTGTATGGTGTTTCACTGGGCAACATGTTTTTCGGCGAATCAATGTTCGCCCTCCGAAGCAATGCATCCAAATACGGATTCATTACCCTGGTGGCAGTGCTGAAGGAAAAAGGATTTACACTGATTGACTGCCAGGTGCCTACGGAACATCTCGCATCTCTTGGTGCGAGGCCCATTGCACGAAAGGAATTCATGGGCCTTTTGGAAAAAGGATTGAAAAAACCCACCTTGCACGGATCATGGAGTCAATGGATCTGAACCCCGCGGAATTTCTTTTTGTGTACATGACTTTTCCCAACCGGGAAGAGGCGGAGCGTGTCGGTACCATGCTGGTGGAAGAACACCTTGCTGCCTGTGTGAACATAACGGATGGCATGCAGTCCGTATACAGATGGCAGGGCAGGGTAGAGCGTGCATCCGAAACCGTTTGCATCGCCAAAACAAAGGTGGCATTGTTCGATGCGCTGGAGCGCAGGGTTCAGGCATTGCATCCTTATGAATGCCCGTGTATCGTGGCAATGCCGCTGGCTGCTGCCAGCCCGTCTTACCTGCAGTGGCTGGATGAGCAGGTAAAGGATGGCGAATGAGGCCGGGTGTCCGATATATGCTGTATTCCACGCTGGCATTTTCCATGATGCACATCTGCGTGAAGTCGCTCACGCACATTCCCGCCCATGAGATTATTCTTTTCCGTTCCGCCGTTACCCTCATCATCAGCTTTGCTTTTCTTCGGTATCACCGGCTGCCGGTTTTTGGTACCAACCGCAAGATATTGGTGTTGCGCGGTACTGTGGGTGTAATCGCCCTGACGCTTTTCTTCATCACCCTGCAAAGGATTCCGCTTGCCGCTGCCGTGACGCTGCAGCATCTGTCGCCCATCTTCACCGTGTTGTTCTCGATGTTGTTCTTATCTGAAAAGGTGAAGCCATCGCAGTGGTTGTTTTTCCTGGTTGCTTTTTCCGGGGTGTTGCTGATCAAAGGTTTTGACGAACGGATCGAACCTATCTTCATGCTGTTGGGTATCTTGTCGGCTGTGTTTTCAGGACTGGCATACGTTTGCATCCGCATCCTGAGGCACACCGATCATGCCTACAATGTGGTATTCTACTTTCCGCTGGTGGCCACGCCGGTGATGGGAATATGGTGTATGATCAACTGGGTGCAACCGATGGGGTATGAATGGGGACTGCTAATCCTGGCGGGTGTGTTCACGCAGGTGGGGCAGATCTTCATGACGCGATCGCTCCAGGCTGAAGAGGCCAGCAGCGTTGCCATCCTTAAATACCTGAGTCTGGTGTATGCACTCGGCTTCGGCTATTTTCTTTTTGATGAGACCTATCCCTGGATGTCGCTTGCCGGTATCGGGCTGATCTTCGCCGGGGTGGGATTGAATACTTTCCGGAGGAAAGTAAGTCTTTAGTCGTTTGCTTCTACTTGCTACTAAAGACTAACGACTATAAAGCTTTCACCTCTTCCACCAACCCTGCCAGTACCTTCTTGGCGTCGCCGAAAAGCATACCGGTTTTTTCGCGGTAGAACAGGTCGTTGTCGATCCCTGCATAACCCACGCTCATGCTGCGCTTGTTGATGATGACCTGCTTGGCATCTTCAACATTCAGGATGGGCATGCCGTAAATCGGACTTGAAGGATCTTCCTTCGCGGCAGGGTTTACCACGTCGTTGGCGCCTAATACGAGTACCACGTCGGTGGTGGAGAATTCGGGGTTGATGTCTTCCATTTCCACCAGCTTGCCATAGTCTACATTCGACTCGGCAAGGAGCACGTTCATGTGTCCGGGCATACGTCCGGCCACCGGGTGGATGGCATACTTTACTTCCACGCCCTTTGACTCGAGGAGTTCTTCCAGTTCGTGAACCACGTGCTGTGCCTGCGCTACGGCCAAACCGTAACCGGGCACGATCACGACCTTGGAGGCATAGTTGAGCAGCACGGCAACGTCGGAAATGGAAACTTCCCGGAAGCTTTTCTGTTGGCCGTCTCCACCGGCGGCTTTGACAGCACCGCCCGTGCCGAAGGCACCGAAGATTACATTGCTCAGTGAACGGTTCATGGCATTGCACATCACCACGGTGAGGATCGTACCTGCCGATCCCACCAGGATACCACCCGTGAGCATGGCCATGTTGTCATAAAGGAATCCGCCGAATGCTGCAGCCATACCTGTGAATGAGTTCAGGAGTGAAATCACCACCGGCATGTCGGCGCCACCGATCGGGATCACGAACAGGATGCCATAGAGGAGGGAGATGCCGGTAAGCGCATACACCCATGTTACCTTTTGTTCCGCCGGCATGTCGGAGATAAGAAGGAAAGCAATGCCTGCGGCGATAGCAATGATCAGAAGCGTATTCAATATGTTGTAGAAGGGGAGACGGATGTCTTTCTTCATGTTGCCATTCAGCTTGGCAAAAGCGACCATGGATCCGGAGAAGGACACGCTGCCGATCACAAGGCCACAGAAAATGGTGAGCAGCATCAATGTGTGCGGGGTCTCTGCGTGCAGGGCGTGCGGGAATTCGATCAGCCCGATGATGGCTGCACAAGCACCGCCCATTCCGTTGAAGAGGGATACCATTTGTGGCATGGCGGTCATGGCCACTTTCTTGGCGATGATCCATCCGATGACGGTGCCTACAATGATGCCGCCGAAGATCCAGGCCAGGTTGCCCAGGTGCTTGCCGTTTTCATCCTTGTAAAGAAAGATGGTGGCGAAGATGGCCAGCGTCATGCCCACCGCAGCCCACAGGTTTCCGGAGCGGGCGGTTTTTGGGCCACTCAGTTTCTTCAGTCCGATGATGTAGAGGACTGAAGCAATCAGGTAAGATATTTCCAAAAGGTAGGCACCCATGACTTAGTCTTTTTTTGCAGGTTTTTTCTTAAACATTTCCAGCATGCGGTCGGTGACCACAAAGCCTCCCACCACGTTCAGCGTTCCCAGTATCACGGCCAGGAAACCCAGGATGATGGCCAGCGTGGTGTCTGCTTTGCCCATGATGATGATGGCGCCGATGATCACAACCCCGTGAATGGCGTTGGCACCCGACATGAGCGGGGTATGCAGGACAGACGGTACGTTGGCGATCACTTCCACCCCAAGTAAGATGGAGAGGATGACCACATACACCATGTTCATGTGCTGGTAAAAGAATTCAAGGACTGCTTCCATGAGAATGAGAATATTAATTGTTTATGCGGTGGCTTGGGTTTGCACAACGGAGGGATGCACTTTGGCTCCCTTGTGGACAATGAGCGAACCTTTGTTGATCTCTTCTTCCATGTCCCACTTGAAACCCTCGTTGGAGGCCAGGTGCAACAGGAGCTCGCTGATGTTTTTGGCGTACAGCTCGCTGGCATTCAGCGGCAGGAGGCTCGGCAGGTTGGATTCGCCTATGATGATCACCCCTTCTTTTACAACGGTTTGATCCAGTTCACTCAGTTCACAATTGCCGCCTTGTTCAACAGCCATGTCAACGATCACCGAGCCGGCGCGCATGGATTTGACCATGTCGGCGGTGATCAACATCGGTGCTTTCTTGCCGGGGATCAATGCGGTGGTGATCACCACATCGGCATCTGCCACGTGTTTGGCAACCAATTCTTTTTGTTTCTGCAGAAATTCTTCAGATACACCCTTGACGTAACCGCCTTCCATTTTTACAGAGGCGTCCGCAGGTACTTCAATGAACTTGCCGCCGAGGGATTGCACCTGTTCTTTTGTTTCCGGCCGGATGTCCGATACTTCCACGATCGCACCGAGGCGTTTGGCGGTGGCAATGGCCTGAAGGCCCGCCACACCCGCACCCATGATGACCACTTTGGATGGTTTCAGGGTTCCGGCGGAAGTCATCAGCAGGGGAAATATTTTTCCAAGTGCATTGGCGGCCAGCAGTACGGTTTTGTAACCGGCCAGGTTGTTCTGTGAGCTGAGCGCATCCATCTTCTGAGCAAGAGATGTGCGCGGGATGGCATCCATGGAATAGGCGGAAATGCCCTGTTTGGCGCATGCCTCAACCAGATCCGGATGGGTGGCGGCAAACATGAAGGAGATAAGCACGGCATCTCTTTTCATCAGTGCCACTTCCTCCGGCAACGGGGCATTCACTTTCAGTACCACATCGGCATCAGCGTATACCTGTTGCTTCTCTGCCACGGTGGCGCCGGCTTCCGTATACTGTGTATCAGCTATGAAGGCTTTATCTCCTGCGCCTTTTTCAACCACTACCTGAAAGCCTTTCGAAATAAGAGACTTGATGATAGTGGGGGTGAGAGCGACGCGCTTTTCCCGCTCCTTTGTTTCTTTGGGTACACCTAATTTCACGATGGTAGAATTTGGTTGTGAATACCGGTTGTGGCAGCCAAAGTAAAAAAGATATTTGGATTATCGAAACCGTTGAACCGCCCTGTATTTGTCTGTTCTATGAAGTCAGGATCAAACGTATGTGACGGTGGTGTACCGATCTGCCATAATTTTGCACCTTTGTGAACCATGTGCTTGAAGTCGTCTGGCAAGTTGTGGCTTTGACATGGCATTCAAAATGAAGATCACATTTTTAGGAACAGGAACCTCGTCCGGCGTGCCCATGATCGCATGTGAATGTGACGTGTGTAAGTCGGAAGACAGCCGGGATAAAAGGCTGCGGACATCCGTGATGGTGGAAACCGGCGGTCAGACCCTGGTGATCGATTCAGGCCCGGATTTCCGTCAGCAGATGCTCGCCAGCCGGGTCATGAAACTCGATGCCTTGCTTTTCACCCATGAACACAAAGACCATGTGGCCGGGATGGATGATGTGCGTGCGTTCAATTTCCGTGCAAAAAAACCGCTGGATGTGTATGCTACCCAACATGTGTTCAAATGCCTCGAACGCGAGTTCCATTATGTGTTTCATGATGATGGTTACCCGGGCGTACCCAAGGTGAATGTAAACCTGATCGAACCAGGGACTCCCTTCGATATAAGCGGACTTGAAGTGATGCCGTTTCGCGTCTGGCATCACAAACTGCCGGTGACAGCTTTCCGGATCGGCGACTTCTCCTATGTGACCGATGCCAATGCCATGGACGATGAGGCCAAGGATGTGATTCGCAGATCCAGGGTAATGGTGATCAATGCCCTTAGAAAAGAAAAACATATTTCTCACTTTACCCTTGATGAAGCCATACAGCTGGCAAAGGAATTGGAAGTGGAACAAACCTTCCTCACCCACATCAGTCACCAGCTTGGAAAGCATGCGGAGGTGAGCGTTGAACTTCCCTCCAACGTGGCGCTCGCTTTTGATGGCCTGGAGGTAACCCTGACATAAGAACAAATATGCACGCCAATTCAGGTGTCTGCATGCCCCATGCAGGTGCCGCCGCTGACGATGCCTCCCAGGTCGGGTTTTCACTTGTGAATCCGATAGGGTGCAAGTTTGTTGTAAATCTTTTGTGTCCTTTCATTCATGCGGGTTGCGCGATCCGGAATTTTTTGAAATTGATTTGGTATTCTTATCCGGATTTTCGTACTTGCGCCCGTCTCTAATCCCTCTTGATTTCAACCAATGAAACAATGCTACCTTACTGTGGCGGCATGCCTGTTTGCATTTATAGGCAATGCCGCTAACGACGGTCCGCGTGACCAATCCCGATCCATGGATGTGCGATACGTCCGGGCCCAGCAGCATCAACCCAACGAAGCCATCCAGGCCAACCTGCGACAGGCAGATGTTTGGCAGTCTTTCCTTCAGAAACATGGTGCCTGGTATGTTGTGTATGATGAAAACAACCAGATGCCGCACCGCGCCTTCGGGCAACCCATACCTGTTCCGGTACCGGGTGATCCCCGTGAAAAGGCGATGTACTTCATCCAACATGAACTGCAGGGGTTTCACATTCCCGTGGCCGACCTGGAGTTCCTGGAGTTTCATTCATCAGGCAAATATCATTATGTGAACTTCCGGCAACGTTACAAGGGATTGCCTGTTCGCAACAGCCGCCTAACCTTGAAAATGACGCTGGACGGGCGTGTTGTGATGTTCGGACTGGATGTGTTCAATCATATCAGTATGCCCGTGGTGCCTTCCGTTTCCAAAGATGCCTCCATCAGCAGCGCCACCGAAGGTATACAGCGATCCATTGAAAGTACGGAAGTGTCACCTGATCTGGAGATCCTTCCTGTACCGGGTGATGGAAGTTACTCGTTTCATCTTGTTTACAACACAACGGTGCATGCCCGGAACGAGGATGACGCATCGGTGCCTGCCATTTATGACGTGTTGGTGGATGCGAATACAGGCAAGCTGTTGTCTCGCAAAGACCGCGTGCGCCAATACGCACATATGAACGACAAAGGCGACAACACCCCCTCGCCATACAGCACCGTTACCGTACAGGGTGAAGTGAGTGTGACAAGTCCGCACGATGCCGCCCAGATGTTGCCCATGCCATATGTAGAGATCGGTGGTGTGAATGCCGATGTGAACGGAGTGGCTACATTGCCTTCCGACCCCGCATCCGCTACGGTGAACCTGAAAGGGCCATATGCAGTGGTATATGTGGGTGCATCCGGTACCACCGGTTACTCTTACAATGCTACCGGTCTAACCACCGGCAGCAATACGGTGGACCTCACATCCAACATCATCACCGAGGCCATTTCCGGATACTATCATACCAACATCATTCACGACTACATGCGCACCAAGTTCACATCGTTCACCGATATGGATACCCAACTGCCGGTGAGGGTGCAGCGGACCGATGGTAACTGCAACGCGTTCTATGACGGTGCCAGTATTAACTTCTATGTGACCGGTAACAACTGCTACGCCCTGTCGATGCTGGGTGATGTGGTGTATCATGAATATGGTCACGGCATCAACGACAACTATTACCAGTCAAAAGGTTCGTTCTTCGCCAACGGTGCCATGAACGAAGGCTATGCTGACGTATGGGCCATCGGTGTGACCGAACTGCCTTATATTGGAAAAGGCACCTACCAGGATGATGCGGCGGCCTTGTTCCGCTGCTATGCCCCCGAATGCGAACCGAAGGTGTATCCCAAAGACCTCATCGGTGAAGTGCATGCCGACGGTGAGATCATTGCGGGCGCATGGTACGATGTGGCCCTCAATTTCGGATCGGTGCAGGATATGATGGACCTCTTCAGTGCTACCTTTAACGGACTGGCCACCGGTCCCGACGGAACAGAAGGAGATGTGTACACCGAGATACTGATCGATGCATTGCAAGAAGATGA encodes the following:
- a CDS encoding leucyl/phenylalanyl-tRNA--protein transferase, which translates into the protein MASKETDFPPVEMADEDGFLAWGGDLGRDRLLQAYRSGIFPWFNPGEPILWWAPDPRFVLFPDELKVSDSMRRLLQKAPWRVTLDNCFADVIRACKKVKRAGQKGTWITDEMEAAYTQLHREGWAHSVEVWEEEELIGGLYGVSLGNMFFGESMFALRSNASKYGFITLVAVLKEKGFTLIDCQVPTEHLASLGARPIARKEFMGLLEKGLKKPTLHGSWSQWI
- a CDS encoding divalent-cation tolerance protein CutA, with the protein product MDLNPAEFLFVYMTFPNREEAERVGTMLVEEHLAACVNITDGMQSVYRWQGRVERASETVCIAKTKVALFDALERRVQALHPYECPCIVAMPLAAASPSYLQWLDEQVKDGE
- a CDS encoding DMT family transporter codes for the protein MLYSTLAFSMMHICVKSLTHIPAHEIILFRSAVTLIISFAFLRYHRLPVFGTNRKILVLRGTVGVIALTLFFITLQRIPLAAAVTLQHLSPIFTVLFSMLFLSEKVKPSQWLFFLVAFSGVLLIKGFDERIEPIFMLLGILSAVFSGLAYVCIRILRHTDHAYNVVFYFPLVATPVMGIWCMINWVQPMGYEWGLLILAGVFTQVGQIFMTRSLQAEEASSVAILKYLSLVYALGFGYFLFDETYPWMSLAGIGLIFAGVGLNTFRRKVSL
- a CDS encoding NAD(P)(+) transhydrogenase (Re/Si-specific) subunit beta, with the protein product MGAYLLEISYLIASVLYIIGLKKLSGPKTARSGNLWAAVGMTLAIFATIFLYKDENGKHLGNLAWIFGGIIVGTVIGWIIAKKVAMTAMPQMVSLFNGMGGACAAIIGLIEFPHALHAETPHTLMLLTIFCGLVIGSVSFSGSMVAFAKLNGNMKKDIRLPFYNILNTLLIIAIAAGIAFLLISDMPAEQKVTWVYALTGISLLYGILFVIPIGGADMPVVISLLNSFTGMAAAFGGFLYDNMAMLTGGILVGSAGTILTVVMCNAMNRSLSNVIFGAFGTGGAVKAAGGDGQQKSFREVSISDVAVLLNYASKVVIVPGYGLAVAQAQHVVHELEELLESKGVEVKYAIHPVAGRMPGHMNVLLAESNVDYGKLVEMEDINPEFSTTDVVLVLGANDVVNPAAKEDPSSPIYGMPILNVEDAKQVIINKRSMSVGYAGIDNDLFYREKTGMLFGDAKKVLAGLVEEVKAL
- a CDS encoding NAD(P) transhydrogenase subunit alpha, with protein sequence MEAVLEFFYQHMNMVYVVILSILLGVEVIANVPSVLHTPLMSGANAIHGVVIIGAIIIMGKADTTLAIILGFLAVILGTLNVVGGFVVTDRMLEMFKKKPAKKD
- a CDS encoding Re/Si-specific NAD(P)(+) transhydrogenase subunit alpha, with the protein product MKLGVPKETKEREKRVALTPTIIKSLISKGFQVVVEKGAGDKAFIADTQYTEAGATVAEKQQVYADADVVLKVNAPLPEEVALMKRDAVLISFMFAATHPDLVEACAKQGISAYSMDAIPRTSLAQKMDALSSQNNLAGYKTVLLAANALGKIFPLLMTSAGTLKPSKVVIMGAGVAGLQAIATAKRLGAIVEVSDIRPETKEQVQSLGGKFIEVPADASVKMEGGYVKGVSEEFLQKQKELVAKHVADADVVITTALIPGKKAPMLITADMVKSMRAGSVIVDMAVEQGGNCELSELDQTVVKEGVIIIGESNLPSLLPLNASELYAKNISELLLHLASNEGFKWDMEEEINKGSLIVHKGAKVHPSVVQTQATA
- a CDS encoding MBL fold metallo-hydrolase produces the protein MKITFLGTGTSSGVPMIACECDVCKSEDSRDKRLRTSVMVETGGQTLVIDSGPDFRQQMLASRVMKLDALLFTHEHKDHVAGMDDVRAFNFRAKKPLDVYATQHVFKCLEREFHYVFHDDGYPGVPKVNVNLIEPGTPFDISGLEVMPFRVWHHKLPVTAFRIGDFSYVTDANAMDDEAKDVIRRSRVMVINALRKEKHISHFTLDEAIQLAKELEVEQTFLTHISHQLGKHAEVSVELPSNVALAFDGLEVTLT
- a CDS encoding T9SS type A sorting domain-containing protein, giving the protein MKQCYLTVAACLFAFIGNAANDGPRDQSRSMDVRYVRAQQHQPNEAIQANLRQADVWQSFLQKHGAWYVVYDENNQMPHRAFGQPIPVPVPGDPREKAMYFIQHELQGFHIPVADLEFLEFHSSGKYHYVNFRQRYKGLPVRNSRLTLKMTLDGRVVMFGLDVFNHISMPVVPSVSKDASISSATEGIQRSIESTEVSPDLEILPVPGDGSYSFHLVYNTTVHARNEDDASVPAIYDVLVDANTGKLLSRKDRVRQYAHMNDKGDNTPSPYSTVTVQGEVSVTSPHDAAQMLPMPYVEIGGVNADVNGVATLPSDPASATVNLKGPYAVVYVGASGTTGYSYNATGLTTGSNTVDLTSNIITEAISGYYHTNIIHDYMRTKFTSFTDMDTQLPVRVQRTDGNCNAFYDGASINFYVTGNNCYALSMLGDVVYHEYGHGINDNYYQSKGSFFANGAMNEGYADVWAIGVTELPYIGKGTYQDDAAALFRCYAPECEPKVYPKDLIGEVHADGEIIAGAWYDVALNFGSVQDMMDLFSATFNGLATGPDGTEGDVYTEILIDALQEDDDNGDITDGTPRALDIVNAFARHGITLLSNATLLHTDLTSATPATPITITADITFTYAWAFQNAYCWYTVNESSTLKSVALTNSGGSTYTGQIPAQPDGSLVRYYVGLEDIYNKIAAVQPVGADKAVFPNIPYFVTVGFTKQQYEDFDDFSGNWVVGASDDNATTGLWTIDIPIPSYADLDGDGNPDVGDPDALVQVDDDYTPASGAIACAFTGNANSSSDAIGTNDVDGGKTSIISPVWDLTGMTNPLFTWRRWYVNGPVGGANPGNDWWQAFISTDDGNTWTKIEETNAQDRSWRRFAFRVRDYVTPSAQVKLKFVASDSLHPNQGLNLDGGSIVEAALDDIELWEAGNYPLGKEEQELIRYKVFPNPATTEVGVDFELQRPEPVRVTLMNNLGQEVYSHDFGSMSTGAHHVTVPTDDLAPGMYMLLFEAGNIRKGEKVTLMK